The window ACCACGAGCCGGAGAAGCCCGACAGCCCCGGCTACACGCCCGAGCAGGCCGAGCGCCTTGCCGCGTACCGTGCGCGCATCCTGGACCTGACCACGCAGGTGATCACACACCCCTACTGGACGACACTTTCGGGTCCGGACCGGGTGGAAGCCCGTACCGCCCTCAAGCACGTCCACGACACGGCCGGCCCCGCGGCATAGCCATGCCTGACGGCACGCCACGACCCGGCGACATCAGCGACCTGGAGAAGAACCGGGCGCTCCTGGAATGGCTGCGCTGGCAGGTCGGGCTGACCGAGCGCCGCGTCCGGGAACTGGAGATCCAGGAAGCACAGGAGCAGGAACGTCGGGAGCGGGCACGAGCGGAGATGTCCTTCAAGATCCAGCCCCAGCGCTCCTCCTCAGCAGCGCTGCTCCATCGTGGAGGCTGTGCCACCTACCCGGACCAGATAGGGCTGATCTCCCGCGAGGACGCCACGGTTGCCCTGGCCGATCCGGACATCGAGCCGTGCCAGGTCTGCCGACCGCAGACCGGACTGCCGGGCTGAGCGAGCACACGAATTGCGCCGGATGCCTCATGCTCAGGGCCACTACGCGCCGAGGGCCTGACCGACGGCGACGCCCGTCCCCGGGAGACATTCGGGGACGGGCGCCACCGTATGAACGTCTTCGGCCGGCGGGAGGGCGAACAAGCGGGGACCTACGGTGCGGGTGTGTGGGTGCCGGTGCTGTCGCCGCAGTCCTCCGCGACCCCGAGCAGGGCCTGGCGCTCGTTCTTGTCGACGGCGAGGTCCCAGCGCAGCTTCGTCGCGACCCAGGTCGCGGCGTAGGTGCAGTGGTAGGCCCCGCCGCTGGGCACTCCACGGCGTCTGCTCGGAGTCGAACACCTCGGCCAGCGGAACGAAGTGGTCCACATCGAGCCTGACCGCGTCCGTCACCACCAGGTTGTCGTACGCGCTGCGCCACGACCCGCCGGTCAGTTTGCAGCCGGCTGCGACGACGGGTGCGTCCATTGCCTCCGCGAGGATGACTTCCCGGCAGGGTGTCGCAGCCGTCGGTGGCGTTCTGTCCGCGGTTCCAGTGCTTGTACAGGGTGCGCTGGTAGCCCTCACGGTGCTCCTTGGCGACGGGGAACCGTCGATCGCATCGAACAGCGGCAACGCGATCGAGGCACCGCGCGCGCCGGAGGGAGACTGGGTCGGGGCGTAGGAGGTGAAGGACAGCTCGTCCACCGGCGTGGGCGCCATCACGGCGCCGGCTGGGCCGGTTGTGGCGAGCAGGGGCAGGACGGCGAGGGCGAGCGCGGGCAGGCCGCGCCGCAGCAGGGAGATCATCACGGGACGTGGTGTAGCAGTCTCATCCTGCCGGGCGAAGGGCTGATGTCCCGTCACCCGATCGCGTGCAGGGTTGACCTGATGAAACGCCACACCGCGCTGGCCACAACGTCCCTAGCGTGCTGACGGGGGGTTGGATCTTTATGCTTCCGCTATGCCGAGAACGTCGCCTGCTATGGCCTTCGAGTCCCTCCTGTCCGGCAACGAGCGCTTCGTGTCGGGGGTGCCGGGGCATCCCAACCAGGATGCCGCCCGGCGTGCGGAGCTTGCTCCTCCTGGGCAGGACCCTTTTGCCGTCGTGCTGGGGTGCTCCGATTCGCGGCTGGCCGCCGAGATCATTTTCGATCAAGGGCTCGGGGACCTCTTCGTCGTCCGTACGGCCGGGCACGTTCTGGGCGCGGAGGTGCTGGGAAGCGTGGAGTACGCCACCAGTGTGCTCGGCGCCCGTCTGGTCGTCGTCCTCGGCCACGACTCGTGCGGCGCCGTCGCGGCCGCCCGCGCAGCCGTGGAGGACGGCCTCTCCGTCCGCGGCTTCGTCCGCGATGTCGTCGAACGCGTCACGCCGAGCATCCTCGCAGCCC is drawn from Streptomyces sp. NBC_00178 and contains these coding sequences:
- a CDS encoding DUF6233 domain-containing protein, giving the protein MPDGTPRPGDISDLEKNRALLEWLRWQVGLTERRVRELEIQEAQEQERRERARAEMSFKIQPQRSSSAALLHRGGCATYPDQIGLISREDATVALADPDIEPCQVCRPQTGLPG
- a CDS encoding carbonic anhydrase, which encodes MPRTSPAMAFESLLSGNERFVSGVPGHPNQDAARRAELAPPGQDPFAVVLGCSDSRLAAEIIFDQGLGDLFVVRTAGHVLGAEVLGSVEYATSVLGARLVVVLGHDSCGAVAAARAAVEDGLSVRGFVRDVVERVTPSILAARAAGLDSQSDVDEHIRHTVDLMLERSRTLSEQVEAGEVAVVGLGYQLAEGSARLVTSRGDIKVREKAGT